The following coding sequences are from one Gossypium raimondii isolate GPD5lz chromosome 4, ASM2569854v1, whole genome shotgun sequence window:
- the LOC105781060 gene encoding WRKY transcription factor 71, translating to MSSNEKNDPQHNYDPFQGFNRSTTFPFFDDNSPCIYNQSAAAPPPAFDPSYMTFTDCLNGSNVIDYNSFSRAFDMSCSSSDVVSPMDDNTATDNSKKIPTCADNNNNISENPSTPNSSVSSSSNEDEDSSKAKKDKQPKGCEDHGDDKSKKVNKATKKEKRQKEPRFAFLTKSEIDHLEDGYRWRKYGQKAVKNSPYPRSYYRCTSPKCGVKKRVERSFEDPSVVITTYEGKHNHHIPATLRGHAAGMFSPPIMSGSMGPTFPHEFLTHFLPSSSNNPAAHANSMHHQTQQQQQQQLQVPDYGLLQDLVSSFTRSQAP from the exons ATGTCTTCAAATGAAAAGAACGATCCACAACACAACTATGATCCTTTCCAAGGATTCAACCGATCCACCACCTTCCCATTCTTTGACGACAACAGCCCTTGCATTTACAACCAATCTGCAGCCGCTCCACCACCGGCCTTTGATCCTTCATATATGACCTTCACTGACTGCTTAAATGGCTCCAACGTCATCGACTACAACTCCTTCTCGAGAGCCTTCGACATGTCTTGTTCTTCATCTGATGTTGTCAGTCCCATGGATGACAATACGGCTACTGACAACTCCAAGAAAATCCCCACTTGTGCagataacaataataatatttctgAAAACCCATCAACCCCCAATTCCTCAGTGTCTTCTTCCTCTAACGAAGATGAAGATTCCAGCAAAGCCAAGAAAGATAAACAGCCAAAAGGGTGTGAAGACCATGGAGATGACAAGTCAAAGAAAGt GAACAAAGCAACAAAAAAGGAGAAACGGCAAAAAGAGCCCAGGTTTGCATTCCTCACAAAGAGTGAGATTGATCATCTTGAAGATGGCTATAGATGGAGGAAGTACGGACAAAAGGCTGTCAAGAACAGCCCTTATCCAAG AAGTTATTACAGATGCACAAGCCCAAAATGTGGTGTCAAGAAGCGAGTTGAGAGATCATTTGAGGACCCATCGGTGGTGATCACAACATATGAAGGAAAGCATAACCATCACATCCCGGCAACTCTTCGAGGCCATGCTGCAGGGATGTTTTCCCCTCCGATCATGTCGGGGTCGATGGGTCCGACCTTCCCTCATGAATTCCTAACCCATTTCCTTCCATCATCGAGCAATAATCCAGCAGCACACGCCAACTCCATGCATCATCAAAcccagcagcagcagcagcagcagcttCAAGTTCCTGATTATGGCTTATTACAAGACTTAGTTTCTTCCTTCACCCGTAGTCAGGCGCCATGA